ATACTTGTCAACATCGCTCTGGGGAATGCTTACCTGGTCCCCTGATACCGTTGCCGTTATCCATTTAGCTTTTACCGGGCCCGATTGTGTGTTAGACTCTCCGGTACATCCGGCTGTGACCAGTACCAGTCCTGCCAGTAATACTGTTATCATAATGTGTTTTGGTTTCATATTCATGTTTCTCCTATGATTTTTCCGTCTTCGATATTGATGATCCTATCAGAACCCGCAGTAAGAGCTTTGCTATGGGTTACCATGACCAGCGTAACCTTTTCAGACACTGATTCGAGCAGGGATAGTATGTTGGCACCTGTCTTCTGGTCAAGTGCCCCTGTTGGTTCATCGGCCAGGATAATGTCAGGTTTCATTACCAGTGCCCTGGCAATAGCCACTCTTTGCTGCTCGCCGCCCGATAATTCGCCTGGTTTATGCTTCAGGCGGTGGGACAGGCCAACCAGCTCAAGTGCTTCCTCCACGCGCCCGTCCATGTTATCATTTGCAAATATCATGGGCAGTGCCACATTCTCTGCTGCGGTAAGGGTAGGTATCAGGTGGAACTGCTGGAATACGTGTCCAATGGTACGCCGTTTCAGGTTGATTATGGCTTTTTTCGACATCTTCGCCACCTCTTCACCCTTAATGCTGACCGTACCTGTGGAGGGGGTATCCAGAAGGCCCATGATATTGAGCAGCGTGGTCTTGCCGCTGCCGGATGGCCCCATGATGCAGATGAACTCCCCGCTTTCAATGTTCAGGTCTGTTTCATTCAGAATGGTGATGGATTGATCGCCCAGGTTGTATGACCTGGTAACGCCTGCAAGTGTTATCATATCAGACATCCCTCAACACCTCCACCGGGTCGATGTCAAGCGCGCGCCTGGCCGGGGGGTAAGCTGCAACCATACAGATGAGCATGGATATAACGATAACAATGGGGAGCAGGTCATACAGGGGATGCACAACTGCATCAAAGAGCATCGGCCCGAAGAGCATTGCTGCTACCGTTCCCCCGGCAAACCCGATGACTCCGCCAATAAATCCGATGATGGTGCCCTCCAGCATCACCATGAACGTTATCTGTCCGTCACTGGCACCCACTGCGCGCATGATCCCTATCTCTTTGGTCTTTTCATTGATCGCCGCCAGCATCGTGGATGCTACGGTCATGGCACTGACCAGGATCGTCACCAGTGCCACTGCCATTGCAGATGATTTGGTCTTTTCGATCATTGCCATCTCGCCCATGACTATCTGGCTGATGGCCCTTGCCTCCACACCAGGGACGGCACCCTCTATCTGGCGGCTCATCTCCTCCACCGGACAGTCATTACACAATGCACGGACCTCTGCAGTGCTGACCAGACCAGGTCTTTCGAGCACTGCCTGTGCATCATGCAGGTTCATAATAATAAATGCATCTTCAGCAGCTCCTGTACCTCCCAGTACACCGCTAACGGTAAAATTTCGCGCGTGGCCATTATTTACCTGGAAAACATCCCCGACTCCAAGGCGGAGATTGTGTGCAATATCCGTGCCCAATAATACTTCTCCTTCCTCCGGCCATTCACCTTCTATCTTCCACCAGGGTTTGAGCCGGCTTTCCTGCGCGGAATTAATACCCAGAAGAACTGATTTTGTGGCGTTAACTTCAATGATCCCGTACAGTTTTGGCGCTACTACTGCTATGTTCGCTTTATTTTCAATGCTATAAATCAGTCCCAGATCAGATTCGTTGATATAATTGTCTCCTGTGGCGAGAGTGCCTAGTGTCGTGGAGCCGGCAAGCAATGATACCTGTTCTGTCCTGGGTTTAATGATAATATTGGCGCCGTATTTAGAAGCCTCATCCCATAGTCCATCCTCGGCTGCCGAAAAAATAGTAGTAATGGCAGCAAAAGCAGAAACTGCGATTGCTACACTCAGTAAAGCTAACAGAAGTTTAGCCTTACGTCTGGTCAAATCCTTTACCGTAATGTTGAGCATCTGCATGGCTTTACAATAACTGTAAAAGGATATATAGTTTACGACAAATGTAAACGAGTTCCTCGTTATTGTAATAACAGCAGGATAATATATTATCGGCACATAAAATCCAGCCAGAATGCCAGACCCAGTGCATATCACCTATAATGATCACCGTATAGCCCAGTATGCCCAACTTGCCATGATACTGGAAGTATGTGCCACTCCCAAACCCGGCAACGTGGACAGGGACCACAACTATCCCGATACCAGACTTGAACATTTCCTGGCTTCGGCTGTAAGTGTCTACCCGGTTGTTGAGATGGCTTCTCAAGACAACATGGGTATTGGCAGATACATCCACGAGGCCGTCCTTGAAAGCGGCAAATGGCAACTGGGGGGGAATACTCATTTTGGCGCTTTTCTGCTTCTCATGCCTCTGGTAATGGCAGCAGGGAAACTTGAAAACAAGAACCAGAACACACCTGCGATTTTCCCGGAGCTGAAAAGGATGACCGTGGAACTGGTGCAAAATACTACTGTGGATGATGCGGTTGAGGTCTACAGGGCATTTTCAAAGGCAGGGGTGAAGGTAAAAGATGTATCAGAACTTGACCTGAACGACCCGGCATCTATTGACAACATCAGGAGCAATGGGACCACATTATACCAGTTGATGGAGATATCATCTTCGTATGATATGATCGCGAGGGAGTGGACCGGCGGGTTCCCTCTTACCTTTTCCTGTGCAAGCAGCATTCTTGGGAAAAAGGAACAGATATGCTTAAATGATGCAGTTGTATGGAGTTTCCTTGAGATACTCGCCAGGAATCCGGATACGTTCATCGGGATAAAGTTCGACACCCAGAGAGCAGAAAATGTTTCTGGAAGGGCAAAGGACATTATTCATACCATTGAGCGTTCAGGATTTGATAATGCAAAGGATGACATCCGCACCTTTGATGAAGAACTGATACGTGATGGTATAAATCCCGGGTCAACTGCAGACATTATAATAGCCGGTTTGTTCATTGCATTGATGGGAGGGCTGAAAGTTTGAATCCGGAACTTGACAGGTACGGTTTGTGGGAGGGTATCAACGAGGTCATTATGACAACGGTTTCTTTGGATGGGAAACCCAATGCGGCACCCATAGGTATCATCAGGCATGACGGTAAGCTCACGGTCAGGGTATACAATGGCTCGCATACGTATACCAATATCATGGAAACAGGTCTGCTGGCAGCCAATATGGTCTATGACCCGGTATTGTTTGTGCGCTGCGCATTGTCTGATATGGGAGAGGAAGAGTTCGAGTTCATAGCGACAGACGATGGCAGGATTTTTCCGGTAATAGTGGATTGCAGTGCATGGATGCTTTTTCACGTGGAGCATACCAGAGGTGAAAATCTGCTGGTGGCTGAATTGAAAACCATAACCGGCACGATCAGGACCCAGGAAATAAGACCGGTAAATCGAGCTTTCAATGCGGTCATCGAAGCAGTGATTCTCGCCACACGTTACAAGGTTTTTAAAATGGAAAAATATTTAATACAGATGGAAGCATACAGTAATATTATATATAAATGTGGAGGGAGTATAGAAAAAAAAGCATATGAGCTCATATTCAGGTTATTGTAATTAGGATTTTCACTATACATACCTGCAATTAAAAATTTAAGATGTTAAAACACGCTGTAATAACCTATTCAAAGCTATGCAATGACATACAGATTAATTTAACCATATACTGACTACTCTGAATTTTAGATAACAGAAGGTGGAAAAATCTTGACTACAACAACTGAAATGCTTCAGGAGATACTTGCCAACCTGAAAAATCTGGGAAGCATTGAAGCATGTGCAATAGCCAGTCGTGACGGTTTATTAATGAGTTCAGATATGCCCGAGGGTGTGCTGGGTGAAACATTCGCCGCCATGTCAGCTACTATGCTGGGAGCTGCTGAAACAGCTGCATCCGAACTCAATAAAGGAATACCGGGTCGAGTTATTGTCGAATCGAAAAACGGGAAATTGATTTGCATGGGTGCGGGACCAAAAGCACTGCTTGTTGTTATGACCGAGCATGATGCCGGACTCGGTTTGATTTTACTGGAAATTGAAAAGGCAGTTGCTCAAATAAAGGAAATCATTTAGGGGTTTTTATGAAGCAAGTTATATCAGGAATTTCCGGGCTTGATGAAATACTTGGTAAAGGTTTTATCAGGCCGTCCACTGTTCTTATTGGGGGTGTAATGGGTACAGGAAAGACAACATTTACCATGCAAAGCCTATTCAATGCCGCAAGGGAAGATGAGATATGCATGTACATTACTGCCATATCAGAACCCATTGCCATGATAAACACGTTCATGTCGCGATTTAGTTTTTACAGTATTTCTATGATGGGGAAGGGGAACGTGAAGTATGTTCCACTTGACCCGGAACAGATCAAAAAGGGTACTTCAGCTATTGTCCAGGAGATCGAACGTAACATTGAAGTTATCAAACCGGACCGCATTGTCATTGACCCGGTGAATGTGCTTACAAGCTGGATGGATGAGCGCGAGAAAAGGGAATTCTATTATCATCTATTTAATAAAATGAAAGGATGGAATTCACTGGTACTGATCACCGGTGAATTTTCCGGGGAACATATTTTAAAAGACGCGATCAGTTACATTGCAGATGGGGTTATCTACCTTTCAAATGAACGATTGAGACATAAACGGGTGAGGCATCTGGAAGTACTCAAAATGAGGGGACAGAAGTATCTGTCCGGCAAACATTCATTTGAGATCACTGATGATGGTTTTGAGGTTTATCCCTCGCTGCTTCCTGGTGCAAGGGAATCACTGACCTATGAGCATGTTCCCACGGGAATTAAAGGACTGGATAATATGACCAATGGTGGTTTTATCCGGGGTAGCAATGTGTTGTTGAGCGGTGGGAGCGGAACCGGAAAGACCTTGATAGGTCTCCAGTTCATTGTAGATGGTGCAACTATGGGCGAGCCAGGTGTCATTGTTAGCCTTGAAGAGGATCCGGTGCTGCTTCGGAATAATGCGGCACGTTTTGGCTGGAACCTGGAAAAACTGGAAGCAGATGGTTTACTTAAAATAATATATTCAAATGTTAGTCAACTTGACGTGAACAAGCTGGCTCTTGAAATGAAAACCATCATTGAGGAATTGGGTGCCAAACGCGTGGTCCTGGACGGGGTCAATAATTTGAAGATAGCACTGCTGGACGATTTGAGTATGGGTGAATATATATCTGTCCTGTCACGGTATTTTTCATCCAGGAACATCATTTCGCTGTTTACCAATGAGACCTCAGAACTAATGGGTTCTTCCACCATCACAGGAAATGGTACATCTGTAGTGATGGACAGCATCATCCTGTTGCGATATGTTGAAATCCAGAGCGAAATGAAAAAAACTATTTCTGTCCTGAAAATGAGGGGCAGCAACCATGATAAAGAGATCAGGGAACTGGTTATCAATCAAAAGGGTGTTGAAGTCAAACTACCCTTCACTGAATATTCTGGTTTGATGTCAGGTAATCCAGTAAAATCTCCATCACAGGCTTTTGTGGAAGCATTCAAAAAATAACATATCGTTAGATGGGTGATTATAATGGACTATCATATAATGATTGACTTGCTTCATTTGTATACCTGGATACTGATAAGCATTTTAATCCTTATCACCGGAGCCATCGGTTTCTTTTACCAGAAAAAATTCAATATCAAGACTAATTATAATATATTTATTCTGTCTGCTGTTTTAACATTAAGCGTGGTTCTGAATGGAGGCGAGTTATTAAATATTTATATTGTAGGTTTTATAAATGTTGAACTTATCGAACTATCAGGTATACTGTTCGCTTCATTTTTATCCTTAAAATTATTTAGAGCTATGACAGGAGCCATGTGATGCATCAGGTATCAGGATTGCTGTATGATGAGTTTTCCAGTATAGCTCTTTTATTGATAATTTATGTGTTATACCATCTCAGCCGGCGTCTGGGTGAAGCCCTGCAGATGAAACCGTATTATTACCTATTTATTATTGGTGGTATCATAATTTTCATTTCCTGGATGGCAAATTCTATAATACTGTTCAATCAATCATATATCTCTGATAATGAAATCGTGAAGTACATATTCATAGTAAAATTGATTCGTTCATTTGGTGTGACCCTATGTCTGTTACCGGCCTTGAAATACTGGGGATGGCTGATAAAAGAGATTTTAAATTGATGAATATGAGGACGATATGCAGACATCCATCAGGAAAAGACTTGCATTTGCATTTTTAGTAATTGTTTTAGCTTCTTTTCTCATAGCTGGCGGAGTAGGGTTTTATTTATTCAATACTATGATACAAGCAACCATCCAGCATGATGTTGAACATGACCTGGATGCGGCCGATATCATATTTCATACCCGGTTAATTGATACCGAGGAAATTGTAGAGTATTCGTCAGGTTATTCACAGATACGTGACCCTCTTCTCAACAATGATCATGCTACCCTTCGGCAGGGACTTTTTGACTTATACAATGAACGTTTCAATAATACGATCGAAATTCTTACTGTTACTGATAACCATGGGGTAGTGGTTGCCAGGGCCAGAAATCCTGCAATGTTCGGGGATTCGTTGGAAAACAACCCCCTCATCAGGCAGGCATTAATGGGTGAAACAGTATCGTCTGTAGAAATTATCAGCCGCGAAGAACTTCTCAAAGAGAATGAATTACTTGCCCAACAGGCATATATGGAGTTCACACTCACCCCGAAAGCAAAACCTCGAAACGAAAACCACTCAACTTCGGGCATGGTATTGATGGCGGCCACTCCCATATATGACGATAACGGTGCCCTGGCAGGAGTGCTGTACGGAGCAGACCTGATTAACCGTGATTACGCAATTGTGGACCTGATTAAAGACGCATTATACATGGATGAGATGGACGATGGAAGGAATGTGGGTACTGTGACCATCTTCCAGGATGATTTCAGGATATCTACGAATGTTTTGACAGATGAGAGGGAACGGGCCATAACCACCAGGGTATCGCAGGAGGTCAACGATGCAGTACTGGAGAGGGGAGAATCATGGAATGACAGGGCTTTTGTGGTGAATGCCTGGTATGTTACTGCCTATAAACCGATACGCAATTTTGAAGGCGATATCATTGGTATATTGTACGTGGGGATACTTGAGCAGCCATATATTGATGCGGGATATAAGATACTATTAGCCTATATCGGCTTCCTGTTATTAGGTTTTCTCATTTCTATGTTTATATCACGCTATTTTACAGCATCTATCATCAGCCCTATCAATAAATTAATAGAAGGTACTGAAGCAATAGCAAAAGGGGAGTTTAAAGGCTTACAAGTAACCACACATGATGAAATCGGGAAACTCTCAACAGCATTTAATGATATGGCTGTGGAATTACAACAGACAATGGCTAAACTGATCTCATCTAAGAATGAAGTAGAGACCATATTTGAAAGTGTCAGTGATGTTGCCTGCGCCCTGGATATGGATATGAGAATCACCTTTGCGAATAGAATGGCAAAAGACCTGTATGGTGATGATATCATTGGAAAATCCTGTTATCAGGTATTTGAAGGAAGAAGTGAGGTGTGCGATGACTGCCCTTCGATTATATCGATGGAAACGGGAAATATCACACGGACGATCCACATTATTACCGATGAGGTTGGTGCTTCCTCCTATTTTGAGATTACCGGTTCACCGGTAAGGGATGAACAGGACAATATTACAGGCACGGTAATGATACGCAGGGATATTACCGAGCAAAAGACACTCGAAAACGAATTAAGGGAATCATACGTGAATCTTGAGACCACTTATGAAGAACTGAAACAGCTTGATACAATGAAATCTGAGCTGGTTGCCAATATATCTCATGAAATACGCACGCCATTGACTTCAATCAGGGGATATACTGAACTGTTGCTGGATGGTACATTAGGCAAGACCACGGAGCAACAGCTTAAAAGCATGAAAGTGGTGCTGAGAAATGTTGATAGACTAACCCGGATGATATCAAATGTCCTGGACCTGTCCAGGTTTGACCAGCAGGAACGGGTGGTCAGAGAAGTTGGACTGAAGAAGATTATCAAGCATGCTGTCGATGATTTAGGGAAAGAGGCAAATGATAAGGGTATCGATGTGACTGTTGAGGTGTCGGATACCCTGGTACTGGAATGTGATGCTGATGCACTGGAGCAGGTGTTTATTAATCTGCTGGGAAATGCAATAAAATTCACCAATAACGGTGGTAGTGTATCCATACATGCATATTACGAGGATAAACATCATATTCATGTTGAGATTCGTGATACCGGGATTGGGATTCCTGAAGATAAATTTGAGTTTATATTTGACAGGTTTTACCAGGTAGATGCCAGTTCTACCCGCAACTACGGGGGCACCGGTCTGGGACTTGCCATAACGAAAAAGATAGTGGAATGGCATAAAGGGGCCATATGGGTACGGAACAATCCGGATGGGAGCAATGGAAGTGTTTTTCACATTATTCTTCCAATAAAGCATAATGAATGAAATGTATAGCTATAAATAATATAAACTTCAGAAATAGATATAAGCCGGAGGAGAACTTTTTTGGCAAAGATATTGATAGTGGATGATGAACCTGATACCGTAGACCTTGTGAAACTTGTACTGGAAACCGAGGGATTTCAAACCTCTGTTGCATACAACGGAGAGGAAGCTCTTGAAAAGGTCAAGAGCGATAAACCTGATCTTGTGTTACTTGACATCATGATGCCAAAAATGGATGGCTGGGCAATCAGAAAGAAGATCATCAATGACGAAGAGACCCGGGACATACCTATTGTCATGTTGACTGCCAAGGCCCAGCCGATCGATAAGATGATCGGGTTGCATGTGATAGGTGTAACGGATTATATTACCAAGCCGTTCGGCCGGAAAGAAATCATTGATAGTGTGAAGAAGGCGCTTGGGGAGTAAGTACGGCGTATTATTTGCCGGTTCAGGCGGTAG
This genomic stretch from ANME-2 cluster archaeon harbors:
- a CDS encoding roadblock/LC7 domain-containing protein yields the protein MTTTTEMLQEILANLKNLGSIEACAIASRDGLLMSSDMPEGVLGETFAAMSATMLGAAETAASELNKGIPGRVIVESKNGKLICMGAGPKALLVVMTEHDAGLGLILLEIEKAVAQIKEII
- a CDS encoding FtsX-like permease family protein, coding for MQMLNITVKDLTRRKAKLLLALLSVAIAVSAFAAITTIFSAAEDGLWDEASKYGANIIIKPRTEQVSLLAGSTTLGTLATGDNYINESDLGLIYSIENKANIAVVAPKLYGIIEVNATKSVLLGINSAQESRLKPWWKIEGEWPEEGEVLLGTDIAHNLRLGVGDVFQVNNGHARNFTVSGVLGGTGAAEDAFIIMNLHDAQAVLERPGLVSTAEVRALCNDCPVEEMSRQIEGAVPGVEARAISQIVMGEMAMIEKTKSSAMAVALVTILVSAMTVASTMLAAINEKTKEIGIMRAVGASDGQITFMVMLEGTIIGFIGGVIGFAGGTVAAMLFGPMLFDAVVHPLYDLLPIVIVISMLICMVAAYPPARRALDIDPVEVLRDV
- a CDS encoding triphosphoribosyl-dephospho-CoA synthase, whose amino-acid sequence is MPDPVHITYNDHRIAQYAQLAMILEVCATPKPGNVDRDHNYPDTRLEHFLASAVSVYPVVEMASQDNMGIGRYIHEAVLESGKWQLGGNTHFGAFLLLMPLVMAAGKLENKNQNTPAIFPELKRMTVELVQNTTVDDAVEVYRAFSKAGVKVKDVSELDLNDPASIDNIRSNGTTLYQLMEISSSYDMIAREWTGGFPLTFSCASSILGKKEQICLNDAVVWSFLEILARNPDTFIGIKFDTQRAENVSGRAKDIIHTIERSGFDNAKDDIRTFDEELIRDGINPGSTADIIIAGLFIALMGGLKV
- a CDS encoding ABC transporter ATP-binding protein, whose translation is MITLAGVTRSYNLGDQSITILNETDLNIESGEFICIMGPSGSGKTTLLNIMGLLDTPSTGTVSIKGEEVAKMSKKAIINLKRRTIGHVFQQFHLIPTLTAAENVALPMIFANDNMDGRVEEALELVGLSHRLKHKPGELSGGEQQRVAIARALVMKPDIILADEPTGALDQKTGANILSLLESVSEKVTLVMVTHSKALTAGSDRIINIEDGKIIGET
- a CDS encoding cache domain-containing protein encodes the protein MQTSIRKRLAFAFLVIVLASFLIAGGVGFYLFNTMIQATIQHDVEHDLDAADIIFHTRLIDTEEIVEYSSGYSQIRDPLLNNDHATLRQGLFDLYNERFNNTIEILTVTDNHGVVVARARNPAMFGDSLENNPLIRQALMGETVSSVEIISREELLKENELLAQQAYMEFTLTPKAKPRNENHSTSGMVLMAATPIYDDNGALAGVLYGADLINRDYAIVDLIKDALYMDEMDDGRNVGTVTIFQDDFRISTNVLTDERERAITTRVSQEVNDAVLERGESWNDRAFVVNAWYVTAYKPIRNFEGDIIGILYVGILEQPYIDAGYKILLAYIGFLLLGFLISMFISRYFTASIISPINKLIEGTEAIAKGEFKGLQVTTHDEIGKLSTAFNDMAVELQQTMAKLISSKNEVETIFESVSDVACALDMDMRITFANRMAKDLYGDDIIGKSCYQVFEGRSEVCDDCPSIISMETGNITRTIHIITDEVGASSYFEITGSPVRDEQDNITGTVMIRRDITEQKTLENELRESYVNLETTYEELKQLDTMKSELVANISHEIRTPLTSIRGYTELLLDGTLGKTTEQQLKSMKVVLRNVDRLTRMISNVLDLSRFDQQERVVREVGLKKIIKHAVDDLGKEANDKGIDVTVEVSDTLVLECDADALEQVFINLLGNAIKFTNNGGSVSIHAYYEDKHHIHVEIRDTGIGIPEDKFEFIFDRFYQVDASSTRNYGGTGLGLAITKKIVEWHKGAIWVRNNPDGSNGSVFHIILPIKHNE
- a CDS encoding DUF447 family protein → MNPELDRYGLWEGINEVIMTTVSLDGKPNAAPIGIIRHDGKLTVRVYNGSHTYTNIMETGLLAANMVYDPVLFVRCALSDMGEEEFEFIATDDGRIFPVIVDCSAWMLFHVEHTRGENLLVAELKTITGTIRTQEIRPVNRAFNAVIEAVILATRYKVFKMEKYLIQMEAYSNIIYKCGGSIEKKAYELIFRLL
- a CDS encoding response regulator, whose product is MAKILIVDDEPDTVDLVKLVLETEGFQTSVAYNGEEALEKVKSDKPDLVLLDIMMPKMDGWAIRKKIINDEETRDIPIVMLTAKAQPIDKMIGLHVIGVTDYITKPFGRKEIIDSVKKALGE